In Nocardioides luti, the DNA window GCCCGAGTCGCCGTTGTAGTACGCCTCCGAGCGCTGGATCAGCCCGTGGTCGCTCGCGAACGCGAGGATGCCGTACTCGTCGTTGCCGCGGGCCATCACGTGGTCGACCACGAAGCCGTCGGTCTCGAGGATGTAGACGGAGTTGAACTCCGCCTGCTCGAAGGTGATGTTCTTGAGGTAGAGCCCGCCCGCGCGGTCGGCGCGGATGCCGTTCAGCTTCGAGAAGCGGTTGTTGACGATCACGTCGGTCTTGCTGCGGCCGGTGCCGACGACCTGCAGGCCGCAGAACTTGCTGTCGCAGGAGATCGACTTGTTCTTCGGGGTGCGGTCACCGAAGACCGCGATCAGGTTCAGGTTGTGCGGGCATGCGCGCTGGTCGGCGTACGACAGGGCGATGGGGTTCGACGTGCCGCCGCTGTCCTCCTTCGCGCCGGTGTCGGGCGAGGAGAGGCTGCCGATGTACTCCGACGCCTCCAGGGGCGACTTCGACGAGGTCTCGAGGTGCGAGCAGTACTGCGAGCGCTTCCGGTGGGCCCAGCGGGCCTCGGTGTAGACGCCGGGGAGCACGTAGACCGAGGTCCTCGGCTTCCTGATCGAGTTGATCGCGGTCTGGATCGACCGGAAGTCGCACTGCTTCAGCAGGCGCTCGTTGCGGGTCTTGAGCTTCCCCTCCGGCATCGCGGCGATGCGGGAGGCGCTGCTGGGCTTGCAGACCACGCGGGCGCGGGGGTTGTCGTAGCCGAGGAACGACGGGCGGTGGCCCGTGCCGTCCGGGAACTGTGCGGGGCGCTCCTCGTGGGCGGAGGCGGCGGTCGATCCGGCAGCGAGGCCGGTGGCGACCAGACCGGGGACGACCACGAGAGCGAGGAGTGCACGACGGAGTCGGGGCATGGGGATCCTTTCGTCAGGCCACCAACGAGCCGGAGGTGATGTGGGTTACGTGCCGGTAGGTCAGACTGCGTCCATGAGCAGGGTGATCGTCGTGGGTGCCGGCGTCGTGGGGCTGTCGTGCGCGGTCCGGCTGCTCGAGGCCGGGCACCGCGTCGACGTGGTCGCCCGCGACCTGCCCCGGGAGACGACCTCCGCCGTCGCGGCGGCGATCTGGTACCCCTACCGCGCGCTCCCGCAGGACCGGGTCACCGCGTGGTCCGGGACGACGTACGCCGTCCTGGACGCGCTGGCCGCTCCGCTGGCGTACGGCGGCTCCCCGGAGTCGGGGGTGCGGATGCTGCCCGGCACCGAGGTCTTCGACCGGCGCCAGCCCGACCCGTGGTGGCGGGCCGCCGTCCCGGCGCTGGAGCGGGTGGACGCGCCGCCGGCCGGCTTCGTCGACGGCTGGTCGTTCACCACGCCGGTCGTGGAGATGCCCGTCTACCTGCCGTGGCTCGCCGGGCGGGTGGAGGAGCTCGGCGGCACCATCACCCGGCTGAACCTGCGGGCGCTCCCGGAGGGCGGTGACCTGGTCGTCAACTGCAGCGGCCTCGGCGCGCGGCTGCTCGGGGCCGACCGGACGGTCGTCCCCGTGCGCGGCCAGGTGGTGTACGTCGAGCAGGTCGGGCTCGAGCGCTGGTGGCTGGACGGCTCCGGGCCGACGTACGTCGTGCCGCGCAGCCACGACATCGTGGTCGGCGGCACCGACGAGGAGGGGGAGTGGAGCCGGACGCCCTCGCCCGAGTCCGCCGCCGAGATCCTCCAGCGGGCCTCCCGGCTGGTCCCCGCCCTCCGCGACGCCAAGGTGCTCCGGCACAAGGTCGGGCTCCGCCCGGTCCGCCCCGCCGTCCGCCTCGAGCGCGAGGGCCGTGTCATCCACTGCTACGGCCACGGTGGCGCCGGCGTCACGCTGAGCTGGGGCTGCGCCGACGAGGTCGCCGCGCTCGCGGAGTAGCGCGGCTTGCTAGCGTCCGCGACCATGCAGGCGAGCAGGGTCGAGGTCGACGGTGTCGAGCTGCACGTCGGCGTGACCGGCGAGGGGCCGGACGTCGTCGTGCTGTCGGGCGGGCCGGGGTGCGTGCACTACCTCGAGCGCGACGAGATCGCGCCGGCCGGGTACCGCTGCTGGTACCCCGAGCCGCGGGGAGTCGGGCGCTCGGGCGGCGGTCCGCACACGATGGAGCGGGCGGTCGACGACCTCGAGGCGATCCGCGCGGCGATGGGGGTGGAGCGCTGGACCGTGCTCGGGCACTCGTGGGGGAGCGACCTGGCGGTCCGCTACGCCGTCGACCACCCCGAGGCCGTCGAGGGCGTGGTCGGCCTGTGCGGTCGCGGCCCGCAGCGGGACCGGCACTGGTCCGAGGCCTACGAGGCGGGCCGGCCCGACGAGCCGGTCGTGGACATCGCGTTCGACCCCGGGGTGCACGCGTCGCTGGGGGCGTCGTTCACCGAGTGGATCCACACGCCCGACCTGTGGCGCGGCCTCGCGGACTGCGACGTGCCGATGCGCTTCATCGCCGCCGAGCACGACATCCGTCCGTCGTGGCCGCTGGCCCAGCTGGCGGCCCTGGTCCGGCACGGCTCCTTCGAGACGGTGCCCGGGGTGCCGCACGACTTCTGGTCCACCCACCCCGACGTCTGGCGGGCGACCGTCGCGCGGGCCTGCTCGATCCCGTAGCCCGGTCGTTTGTGTGTGGTTGATCGGTGTCACCAGGTGACAGTGATCCACCGCAGAACGGGCCGGTGCCACGGCTTCTGGCCCCCGAGACCGGTGCGCGAGCGCTTGTGTGGTGGATCCGGTTCACCAGGTGAACCGGATCCACCACACAAGCAGTGAGGAGCGGCCCCGCGCGGTGCTCGCGTGTCAGGATCGTCGACATGGCGTCCTCACGAGCAACCAGCTTCGGCGCGTGGGCGGACGAGTACGACGAGTGGCGGCCCACCTACCCCGAGTCGGCCGTCGACTGGCTCGTCCCGTCGGGCCTGGCCAGCGTCGTGGAGGTCGGAGCAGGGACAGGGAAGCTGACCGACCACTTGGTGGCGCGCGGGCTCGACCCGGACGTCGTCGAGCTCGACGGCCGGATGCTCGCCGTCCTCCGGCGTCGTCACCCAGGGCTTCGGACCCACGAGGCCGCCGCGACGGCCCTCCCGTGTGGAGACGCGACCGTGGATGCGGTGCTCGTCGCGGACGCCTGGCACTGGTTCCCCCGTGACGAGGCCGCCGCCGAGGTGTCGCGAGTGCTTCGCCCGGGAGGCTGGCTCGGCTGTGTCTGGAACGTCCCGGTGCTCGACCACGAGTGGGAGTGGCGTGCCCTCGGGCTCGACCCCGCCCTGCAGCGACCCGCCGACCTCGACCCGCTCGAACGGCTCGGACTCACGAGCGGTTCGGCGGAGCAGCGGACGTTCCGTTGGACGTGGTCCCTGACCCCGCAGCAGTGGCGAGGCTTCGTGTCGACCGTGTCGCACGTCCGACTGCTCCCAGCTGACGAGTGCGCCGATGCCCTCGACGAGACCGAACGTCTCGTGGCGCAGGCGTGCGCGGACGCCGGGTCCGGGGCCGTGACCCTCACGCATGACGCGCTGTGCGTCCGGTGGCGCCCCGATCAGGACAGCGGGCGGACCTCGACGACGGCGGCGGGGTCGAGCGGGCCGTAGATGTGGGGGAAGGTCTCGGTCGTGCCGGGGGCGGGGGCCTCCTCGACCAGCGGGACGCCGAGCAGGTCGGGGTCGATGACCAGGAGGACGAGGGGCTCGGTCACGTCGGCGTAGTAGCGGGCCCGGACGCCCTCCCACTGGTGGGCGTGGCTGGCGTGGAGGTAGCCCTCCTGCTCGAGGGTCACCCCGAGCGTCGAGGTGGTGTAGCTGCCGCTCGCCAGCGCGGCCTCCCACTCGGAGGCGAGGGCGAGGTGGTAGATCGCCATCAGAAGAGCCGGTGCTCGGAGTCGTCGATGCCGCGCAGGGCGTCGTAGTCGACGGTGGCGCAGGCGATGCCGCGGTCGGTGGCGAGGACCCGCGCCTGGGGCTTGATCTCCTGCGCGGCGAAGATGCCGCGGACGGCGCCCTTGCGGGTGAGGGCCGGGTCGCGGTTGAGCAGCTCGAGGTAGCGGGTCAGCTGCTCCACGCCGTCGATGTCCCCGCGGCGCTTGATCTCGACGGCGACGCTGAGGCCCTCGGCGTCGCGGCACATCAGGTCGACCGGGCCGATCGCGGTGGGGAACTCGCGGCGTACGAGCGTCAGGCCCGTCGCCAGCGTGGCGGGGTGCTCGGCGAGCAGCTCCTGCAGGTGCTTCTCGACGCCGTCCTTCTGCAGGCCGGGGTCGACGCCGAGGTCGTGCAGGGAGTCGGAGACGATCTCCTCGAGCAGGATGCGCAGGGTGTCGCCCGGGCCCTTGGAGCTGGCCTTGCTGGACACCGTCCACTCGACCTGCCCGTCCTCCGTGGTGCCCTCGCGGAAGGTGCACGGCGGCGACATCCAGTTCAGCGGCTTGTAGGAGCCGCCGTCGGAGTGCACGAGCACCGACCCGTCGGCCTTGATCATCAGCACCCGGGTCGCCATCGGGAGGTGGGCGGTCAACCGCCCGGCGTAGTCGACCTGGCAGCGCGCAACGACGAGTCTCACGGGCGCCGAATCTACAGTGACGTCATGTCGTACGACGTCCGGCGGGCCACCCGCGAGGACCTGGCCGCCCTGCAGTCCGTCGAGCTGAGCGGCAACCCGATGTTCGACGAGCTGTTCGGGCCCACGGGCTGGGGCGCCCCGACGGGAGCCGAGCGGGCCGCCCAGCCGGGCTTCGTCCTCGTGGCCGGGGACCCACCCGTCGGCTTCGCGCACGTCCTCGACCTCGAGGGGACCGCCCACCTGGAGCAGCTCTCCGTGCTGCCGGACCTCCTCCGCCAGGGGATCGGCAGCGCGCTGGTCCGGGCGGCGCAGGCGGAGGCGGCGGCGCGCGGCCACGCCGCGCTCTCGCTGTGCACCTACCGCGACGTGCCGTGGAACGCGCCGTTCTACCGGACCCTCGGCTTCGTGGAGGCCGAGCGGCTGACGCCCCTGCAGCGCCGGCTGCGCGACCACGAGCACGACGCCGGACTGGACCGCTTCGGGGTCCGCGTGGTGATGGTCGCCCCGCTCGCCGGGCCGTAAGTTACCGGCCAGTGAACTTGCTCACGGCGGGGTCCCGGAGGCCGTGCCATGATGCGGCCCATGACGAGCACCCCTCCTGAGTCCGCCGCGCCCGCAGCCGGTCGCGAGTTCCGCACCATCGGCGTGATCGGCCTGGGCACCATGGGTGCCGGCATCGCCGAGGTGTTCGCCCGCGAGGGCTTCACCGTGGTGGGCGTGGAGCGGGACGAGGACGGCCTGGCCCGCGGCCGTCAGCACCTGCAGCACTCGACCGCCCGCGCGGTGAAGCGCGGCAAGATCACCGAGGCCGAGCAGGGCGAGATGCTGGGTCGGATCACCCTGACCACCGAGATGAAGGACCTGGCCGAGGCCGACTTCGTCGTCGAGGCCGTGGTCGAGTCGCTCGAGATCAAGAAGGCCATCTTCCGCGAGCTGGACGGCATCGTCGGCAAGGACGCCGTGCTCGCGACGAACACCTCCTCGCTGTCGGTCACCGAGATCTCGACCGCGAACTCCAGCCCCGGCCGCGTGATCGGCGTCCACTTCTTCAACCCCGCGCCGGTGCAGAACCTGGTCGAGGTCATCCGCACCGTCGTCACCGAGCAGAGCGTGCTCGACGACGTCGCCGGCCTGGTCACGAAGCTCGGCAAGAACCCCGTGGTCTGCGGCGACAAGGCCGGCTTCATCGCCAACACCCTGCTCTTCGGCTACCTCAACCACGCCGTGTCGATGTACGAGGGCAGCTACGCCTCCCGCGAGGACATCGACGCCGCCATGCGCTTCGGCTGCGGCTACCCCATGGGCCCGCTGGCGCTGCTCGACCTGATCGGCCTCGACACGGCGTACGAGATCCTCGACACGATGTACAAGCAGGGCCGCGACCGCCTGCACGCACCGGCGCCGCTGCTCAAGCAGTACGTCACCGCGGGCCTGCTCGGCCGCAAGTCGGGCCGCGGCTTCTACACCTACGAGTCCGCCGACAGCCCGGTCGTCGTCGACGACGCGCACACCCCGAGCGCCGACGACCAGCCGCAGCTGCGCCACGACATCAAGCTCGTGGGCGTCGTCGGCACGGGCACGATGGCCAGCGGCATCGTCGAGGTCTTCGCCAAGAGCGGGTACGACGTGCTCTTCGTCGGCCGCAGCCAGGACAAGGTCGCCGGCGTGCACGCCGCGATCACGAAGAACTTCGACAAGCAGATCCAGCGCGGCAAGACGACCGAGGAGGTCAAGGCCGAGGTGCTGGCCCGGGTCACCGGCACCACCTCGCTCGACGACCTCAAGGACGTCGACATCGTGGTCGAGGCGATCGCCGAGGACCTGACGATCAAGACCACGCTCTTCGAGAACCTCGACGAGATCTGCAAGCCGGGCGCGATCCTGGCGACCACGACCTCCAGCCTGCCGATCATCTCGATGGCCCGCGTGACCAAGCGTCCCCAGGACGTCATCGGCATGCACTTCTTCAACCCGGCCACGATCATGAAGCTGGTCGAGGTCGTCTCGACCGTGGCGACCGACGAGAAGGTCACCGAGACGACGCGCGCCCTGTGCGGCGCGGTCGGCAAGGTCGCGGTCTCCTGCGCCGACCGGGCCGGCTTCATCGTCAACGCCCTGCTGTTCCCCTACCTCAACGACGCGGTCAAGATGCTCGAGGCGCACTACGCCACGGCCGACGACATCGACGTGGCCATGAAGCAGGGCTGTGCGCTGCCGATGGGTCCCTTCGAGCTGCTCGACGTGGTCGGCAACGACGTGTCGCTGGCGATCCAGCGCGAGCTCTACCTCGAGTTCCGCGAGCCGGGCTTCGCGCCGGCGCCGCTGCTGGAGCACCTGGTCACGGCCGGCTACCTCGGTCGCAAGACCAAGCGCGGCTTCCGGGACTACAGCCAGCGCTGACCTGCGCCGGAACCGGCGTGCAACGATCGGCGCCGTGCCGGACATGAGCCTGACGTGAGCCAGCGCCAGGAACGCTTCCGACGTCTGTACGCCGAGCAGTTCGACCCGCTCCTGGGCTACGCCCTGCGCCGGGTCGACCGGCCCGAGGACGCGGCCGACGTCGTGGCGGACGCGTTCCTGGTCGCGTGGCGCCGGCTCGACGACGTACCCCCCGGCGACGAGGCGCGCCTGTGGCTGTACGGCGTCGCGCGCCGGACGCTGGCCAACCACCGTCGCGGCGACGGCCGGCGCGGCGCGCTGGGGGAGCGGCTGCGCCAGGACCTCGCCACCTCGGTGCCCGACCACGCCGACGGCGTGACCGAGCGCGAGACCGTCCGCCAGGCGCTGCACCGGCTGGCCGCCCGCGACCGCGAGGTCCTCGAGCTGGCCGCCTGGGAGGGGCTGGAGCCCCGCGAGATCGCCGAGGTGCTGGGCATCTCGCCGATCGCCGTGCGCAGCCGGCTGTCGCGCTCCCGCGCCCGGCTGCGGGCCCTGGTCGACCAGGACGCCGGCAACGATCCCGGGCCACCCGGACATGTCCCCAGCAGACAACCGCAGCTCGCCCGGAGGGAGGACCGATGAACGACCAGGACCCGCTGATCCCCGCACGGATCACCGACGACGAGGTCGCCCGTCTGCCCGTCCACGCCGGGCGCGCCGACCTGCTGGAGGACCTCATGGCCACGCCCGTCGTCGACCGAGTCGACCACCGCCCCACCCGCCCGCGCCGCCCGGTCTCCGCCTGGCTGGCCGTGCCCGCCGCGGCCGCCGCCATCGCCGCGATCGCCCTCGTGCCCGTCCTGCGCGGAGGCGCGGACGGCCCGACCCCCGACCGCCAGGGGCCGGCCGGCGGCAACGTCCCGTCGGCGTCGCCGTCCACCCCGACCACCGAGGCCAGCCCGGCCGCCGAGGGCGTGCGCTCGGTCCCCGGCGGTGAGTACGTCGCGCTGGACGCGCCCGGCTGGACGGTGGAGTACGTCGCCGAGGACGGCGTCACCTTCGCCCACGACGGCCAGACCCTCGAGATCGTCAGCTACCCCGCCGACGCGCACGCGAGCTACTACGAGGACCGCGAGCACGTCAGCGACCCGGTGCCGCAGGAGCTGCTCGGGCTGGCCTCGTCGACCTTCACCTACAGCGGCGACGACCACGCCACGATCCGGCCGGCCGAGGGCGACCGCTTCCTCGAGGTGCGCGGCTCGGGCATGGGGCTCGCGGCCTACCGGCGGCTGCTCGGGCAGCTCGTGCAGACCGACGCCCGCGGCTTCGCCGACGCCGTCCCGCCGGCGATCGTGACGCCGTACGACAAGGACGAGGCGATCGCCGACCTGCTCCGCGGCGTCGACGTGCCGGACGGCTTCTCGGCCGCGGACGTCCGGCTCGACGGCTTCCACGACCGCTACCAGGCGGCGGTCGCGGTCGCCGGCGCCGTCGGCTGCGCGTGGCTCGACGTGTACGCCGGGGGAGGCGCGGCCGGCCGCCAGCAGGCGCTCGCCGCGCTCGACGGCAGCGGCGGCTGGCCGTTGGCGGACGACCTGGCCAGCGGCATGTACGGCTCCGTCCTCCGCGACACCGCCGACCAGCTCAGGAGCGGGGCGTCCACGCAGGACCTCCGCGGGGGCCTCTGCTGACCCACCCGGGTGACCGCCGTCGCGCGCCGGAAATTCGACGGGTGTGACGGTGGTTACCCTAACGGGTGAGTGGGTACGCCCTGCGACATGGCAGTAGAAACAGGACGCATCACGACCGACATCCCGGCCCGGCTCGACCGGCTGCCCTGGGCGAAGTTCCACTGGATGGTCGTCGTCGGCCTCGGCACGGTCTGGATCCTCGACGGGCTCGAGGTCACGATCGTCGGCTCGATGTCGACGGCGCTCGCCGACCCGAAGACCGGCCTCGGGATGAGCAGCTACCAGGTCGGGCTGGCCGGTGCGGTCTACGTCGCCGGGGCCTGCCTCGGGGCGCTGTTCTTCGGGCAGCTGACCGACCGGCTCGGTCGCAAGAAGCTCTTCCTCATCACGCTCGCGGTCTACACCGTCGCGACCGTGCTGACGGCGTTCTCGATGAACGTGATGTGGTACCTCGCCGCCCGCTTCCTGACCGGCGCCGGCATCGGTGGGGAGTACGCCGCCATCAACTCCGCGATCGACGAGCTGATCCCCGCGAAGTACCGCGGCCGCGTCGACGTCGCGATCAACGGCTCCTTCTGGGTCGGTGCCGCGGGCGGTGCGATCCTCACGATCCCGCTGCTCAACCCGACCGTCATCGACCAGAGCTGGGGCTGGCGGCTGGCCTTCGGTCTCGGCGCGATCCTGGCCGTCGGCATCCTCGTCGTACGCCGGCACGTGCCCGAGAGCCCGCGCTGGCTCTTCATCCACGGCCGCGAGGACGAGGCCGAGTCGATCGTGAAGGACATCGAGCGGACCGTGAAGGACGAGACCGGGCGCGAGCTGCACGGCGTCTCGGACTCGATCACGATCCGCCAGCGCAAGACGATCAGCCTGGTCCTGATCGCCAAGACCGTGTTCACGATGTACCCCAAGCGCACCGTGCTGTGCTTCTCGCTCTTCGTGGGCCAGGCGTTCCTCTACAACGCCTTCTTCTTCACCTACGGCGACAGCCTCACGACGTTCCTCGACGTGAAGCAGACCGGGTGGTACATCGCGGTCTTCGCCCTCAGCAACTTCGCCGGGGCCCTGCTGCTCAGCCGGCTCTTCGACACCGTCGGCCGGGTCAAGATGATCACCGGCACCTACGTGCTCTCGGGCGTGCTGCTCGGCATCACGGGCCTCTTCCTCGGCAGCGTCACCGCCGTCACGCTCACGCTCATCGGTGCGATCATCTTCTTCTTCGCCTCGGCCGGCGCCAGTGCGGCGTACCTCACCGCCAGCGAGGTCTTCCCGATGGAGACGCGGGCCCTGTGCATCGCGTTCTTCTACGCGATCGGCACCGCGGTCGGCGGCATCAGCGGCCCGCTGCTGTTCGGCAAGCTGATCGACGACGCGTCCGCCAGCGGTGACATCACCGGGCTCGCACCGGGCTACTTCCTCGGCGCCGCGCTGATGGTCGCCGGCGGCATCGTGGCGGCGTTCCTCGGCGTCAAGGCCGAGGGCCAGTCGCTCGAGAGCATCGCCGCGCCGCTGACCGCCGAGGACGCCGACGAGCCCGGCGGGCGCAAGACGCCCCAGCCGGCCTGACCCCCCCCCACGCAGAGGAGAGCCACCATGCCGATGCCGCCCCCGTCCCCGTCGACGGACCGTCGCGACCGCCACACCTTCCACGAGATGGGCCAGATCGTCCGGGCGCTCGAGTCGCGCGGGCCGCTCACGCCCGAGGCCCTGGGCGAGGCCCTCGGCGCGGAGTTCTGGGAGGCCGGCCGCTTCGAGCGCGCCGTCGCCCTCGCCGTCGCCGACGGGCTCGTGCAGCGCACCGACGAGGGGACGCTGGCGGCGGTCTGAACCGCCGCCGCGCCGGCCGGTCGCCCCGCTAGTCGGCCGGCCGCCAGGGCTTCAGCCAGTCGGTCTCCGGCCAGCCCTCCCGGCCGGCGACCAGCTCGTACATCGTCGCGCCGTCGACCGCCTCGCGGACCAGGTCGGCGTGCCCCGCGTGCCGGGCCAGCTCCTCGATGAGGTGGAACCACACCCACCGCACCGACCACGCGTCGATGTCGGTGGGGTTCCACGGCGCCGGTGGCACCGGCACGGGCGTGTCCAGGTCGCGCTCGGCGACCGCCGCCTGCACCTGCGCGCAGACCTCGTCGTACGCCGCCAGCGCGGCCTTCACGGTGTCGTGGTCGTGCCAGGTCCAGCCGTCCTGGTGGGCGGCGTACTGCTCCTCCATGGTGCGGGTGTCGTCCGGGCGGCCGGGCGCCGCCAGCACCCGCTGCAGCCAACCGTCCTGGGTCTGGGTCACGTGCTTGAGCAGCGAGCCGACCGTCAGCGTGCTGGGGGCGACCGAGGCCGTGCCCGCCTGCTCGTCGGTCAGGCCGAAGATCGCGGCGCGGAAGGCGTCCTGCTGCTGGACGAGGTAGGCGGCCAGGGCGGAGCGCTCGTCGGCTACGGGCGGGGCTTGTGCGGGCAAGTCAGGCGTCCTTCGGGTCGGTGGTGG includes these proteins:
- a CDS encoding FAD-dependent oxidoreductase — translated: MSRVIVVGAGVVGLSCAVRLLEAGHRVDVVARDLPRETTSAVAAAIWYPYRALPQDRVTAWSGTTYAVLDALAAPLAYGGSPESGVRMLPGTEVFDRRQPDPWWRAAVPALERVDAPPAGFVDGWSFTTPVVEMPVYLPWLAGRVEELGGTITRLNLRALPEGGDLVVNCSGLGARLLGADRTVVPVRGQVVYVEQVGLERWWLDGSGPTYVVPRSHDIVVGGTDEEGEWSRTPSPESAAEILQRASRLVPALRDAKVLRHKVGLRPVRPAVRLEREGRVIHCYGHGGAGVTLSWGCADEVAALAE
- a CDS encoding alpha/beta fold hydrolase, with product MQASRVEVDGVELHVGVTGEGPDVVVLSGGPGCVHYLERDEIAPAGYRCWYPEPRGVGRSGGGPHTMERAVDDLEAIRAAMGVERWTVLGHSWGSDLAVRYAVDHPEAVEGVVGLCGRGPQRDRHWSEAYEAGRPDEPVVDIAFDPGVHASLGASFTEWIHTPDLWRGLADCDVPMRFIAAEHDIRPSWPLAQLAALVRHGSFETVPGVPHDFWSTHPDVWRATVARACSIP
- a CDS encoding class I SAM-dependent methyltransferase, whose amino-acid sequence is MASSRATSFGAWADEYDEWRPTYPESAVDWLVPSGLASVVEVGAGTGKLTDHLVARGLDPDVVELDGRMLAVLRRRHPGLRTHEAAATALPCGDATVDAVLVADAWHWFPRDEAAAEVSRVLRPGGWLGCVWNVPVLDHEWEWRALGLDPALQRPADLDPLERLGLTSGSAEQRTFRWTWSLTPQQWRGFVSTVSHVRLLPADECADALDETERLVAQACADAGSGAVTLTHDALCVRWRPDQDSGRTSTTAAGSSGP
- a CDS encoding DUF952 domain-containing protein — protein: MAIYHLALASEWEAALASGSYTTSTLGVTLEQEGYLHASHAHQWEGVRARYYADVTEPLVLLVIDPDLLGVPLVEEAPAPGTTETFPHIYGPLDPAAVVEVRPLS
- the nucS gene encoding endonuclease NucS; the protein is MRLVVARCQVDYAGRLTAHLPMATRVLMIKADGSVLVHSDGGSYKPLNWMSPPCTFREGTTEDGQVEWTVSSKASSKGPGDTLRILLEEIVSDSLHDLGVDPGLQKDGVEKHLQELLAEHPATLATGLTLVRREFPTAIGPVDLMCRDAEGLSVAVEIKRRGDIDGVEQLTRYLELLNRDPALTRKGAVRGIFAAQEIKPQARVLATDRGIACATVDYDALRGIDDSEHRLF
- a CDS encoding GNAT family N-acetyltransferase; this translates as MSYDVRRATREDLAALQSVELSGNPMFDELFGPTGWGAPTGAERAAQPGFVLVAGDPPVGFAHVLDLEGTAHLEQLSVLPDLLRQGIGSALVRAAQAEAAARGHAALSLCTYRDVPWNAPFYRTLGFVEAERLTPLQRRLRDHEHDAGLDRFGVRVVMVAPLAGP
- a CDS encoding 3-hydroxyacyl-CoA dehydrogenase family protein, encoding MTSTPPESAAPAAGREFRTIGVIGLGTMGAGIAEVFAREGFTVVGVERDEDGLARGRQHLQHSTARAVKRGKITEAEQGEMLGRITLTTEMKDLAEADFVVEAVVESLEIKKAIFRELDGIVGKDAVLATNTSSLSVTEISTANSSPGRVIGVHFFNPAPVQNLVEVIRTVVTEQSVLDDVAGLVTKLGKNPVVCGDKAGFIANTLLFGYLNHAVSMYEGSYASREDIDAAMRFGCGYPMGPLALLDLIGLDTAYEILDTMYKQGRDRLHAPAPLLKQYVTAGLLGRKSGRGFYTYESADSPVVVDDAHTPSADDQPQLRHDIKLVGVVGTGTMASGIVEVFAKSGYDVLFVGRSQDKVAGVHAAITKNFDKQIQRGKTTEEVKAEVLARVTGTTSLDDLKDVDIVVEAIAEDLTIKTTLFENLDEICKPGAILATTTSSLPIISMARVTKRPQDVIGMHFFNPATIMKLVEVVSTVATDEKVTETTRALCGAVGKVAVSCADRAGFIVNALLFPYLNDAVKMLEAHYATADDIDVAMKQGCALPMGPFELLDVVGNDVSLAIQRELYLEFREPGFAPAPLLEHLVTAGYLGRKTKRGFRDYSQR
- a CDS encoding sigma-70 family RNA polymerase sigma factor, which gives rise to MSQRQERFRRLYAEQFDPLLGYALRRVDRPEDAADVVADAFLVAWRRLDDVPPGDEARLWLYGVARRTLANHRRGDGRRGALGERLRQDLATSVPDHADGVTERETVRQALHRLAARDREVLELAAWEGLEPREIAEVLGISPIAVRSRLSRSRARLRALVDQDAGNDPGPPGHVPSRQPQLARREDR
- a CDS encoding MFS transporter — translated: MAVETGRITTDIPARLDRLPWAKFHWMVVVGLGTVWILDGLEVTIVGSMSTALADPKTGLGMSSYQVGLAGAVYVAGACLGALFFGQLTDRLGRKKLFLITLAVYTVATVLTAFSMNVMWYLAARFLTGAGIGGEYAAINSAIDELIPAKYRGRVDVAINGSFWVGAAGGAILTIPLLNPTVIDQSWGWRLAFGLGAILAVGILVVRRHVPESPRWLFIHGREDEAESIVKDIERTVKDETGRELHGVSDSITIRQRKTISLVLIAKTVFTMYPKRTVLCFSLFVGQAFLYNAFFFTYGDSLTTFLDVKQTGWYIAVFALSNFAGALLLSRLFDTVGRVKMITGTYVLSGVLLGITGLFLGSVTAVTLTLIGAIIFFFASAGASAAYLTASEVFPMETRALCIAFFYAIGTAVGGISGPLLFGKLIDDASASGDITGLAPGYFLGAALMVAGGIVAAFLGVKAEGQSLESIAAPLTAEDADEPGGRKTPQPA
- a CDS encoding DinB family protein; translation: MPAQAPPVADERSALAAYLVQQQDAFRAAIFGLTDEQAGTASVAPSTLTVGSLLKHVTQTQDGWLQRVLAAPGRPDDTRTMEEQYAAHQDGWTWHDHDTVKAALAAYDEVCAQVQAAVAERDLDTPVPVPPAPWNPTDIDAWSVRWVWFHLIEELARHAGHADLVREAVDGATMYELVAGREGWPETDWLKPWRPAD